From Streptomonospora salina, the proteins below share one genomic window:
- a CDS encoding LpqB family beta-propeller domain-containing protein: MSTAGRAPRGRTRRLVTAAAAALLTAGLSACAAVPSGGPVVEGAGGDAGSAAGSGYVRQLPPGPQAGVDPEGLIRGFLKSMGSFEENHGAAREYLTAASGSDWAPGGRVLVYEDTSKLAIDTEVSEDGETATVRLLGSQLATIEAGGQYLPADSGRVIDVTVGLVRNGDDQWRISEPPDRLVLSRSDVDLAYRSLNLYFFNRDRSTLVPDPVFLPVSSDRSATRLVKMLVEGPTEWLDTAVESAFPEGATADVAYDSGRVTVEVDADAGSEKQRFGMGAQLVWTLSQLNGVEELTLRVGGEEIDIPGADGDSLPPPEDGYESVNPSGVTGRLRAYFLRDGQMWALERESEDTKPQERRVPGAPGDGGAVLERHAVSLDEDEVGGIRAGGQEVVVAGTATGSAYSAVLSGGDYTSLSWDGYGNLWVTEDVSTGSREEDPEQGSESAAEDTGLGAPSSSPSPSPSGGGDSGDPGTRVWMLRGGTDPVEVDAPDLADTEVTALRLSRDGTRAAALTDDWTGGGAELSVGRITHSDGGVTVSGEIPLATELQNVTDVSWRGGDQLAVLGGAEDEAGQGYLVSLDGSTETTSAGAPLGTDMVGITAAPGLPLLSSTEDDNVWMTNDRINWQRVIEGTNVVYPG, encoded by the coding sequence GTGAGCACCGCCGGCAGGGCACCGCGAGGGCGCACCCGCCGCCTCGTAACCGCCGCGGCCGCCGCCCTGCTCACCGCGGGGCTTTCGGCGTGCGCTGCGGTGCCCAGCGGCGGCCCCGTCGTCGAGGGCGCCGGAGGCGACGCCGGCTCCGCCGCCGGCAGCGGCTACGTCCGCCAGCTGCCGCCCGGGCCCCAGGCCGGCGTCGATCCCGAAGGCCTGATCCGCGGGTTCCTCAAGAGCATGGGCAGCTTCGAGGAGAACCACGGTGCCGCACGCGAGTACCTGACCGCCGCGTCCGGCAGCGACTGGGCGCCCGGCGGCCGCGTCCTGGTCTACGAGGACACCAGCAAACTCGCCATCGACACGGAGGTCTCCGAGGACGGCGAAACCGCGACGGTGCGCCTGCTCGGCAGCCAGCTGGCCACCATCGAAGCCGGCGGCCAGTACCTTCCGGCCGACTCCGGCCGCGTCATCGACGTCACCGTGGGGCTCGTGCGCAACGGCGACGACCAGTGGCGCATCTCGGAGCCGCCCGACCGGCTGGTGCTCAGCCGCAGCGACGTGGACCTCGCCTACCGGTCGCTGAACCTGTACTTCTTCAACCGCGACCGCAGCACCCTGGTGCCCGACCCGGTGTTCCTCCCGGTCAGCAGCGACCGGTCGGCCACCCGGCTGGTCAAGATGCTGGTCGAGGGCCCCACCGAATGGCTCGACACGGCGGTGGAGTCGGCGTTTCCCGAGGGCGCCACCGCCGACGTGGCCTACGATTCCGGCCGCGTCACCGTCGAGGTCGACGCCGACGCCGGTTCCGAGAAGCAGCGGTTCGGCATGGGTGCGCAGCTGGTGTGGACGCTGAGCCAGCTGAACGGGGTCGAGGAGCTGACGCTGCGCGTGGGCGGCGAGGAGATCGACATCCCCGGTGCGGACGGCGACAGCCTCCCGCCGCCGGAGGACGGCTACGAGTCGGTCAACCCCTCGGGCGTCACCGGCCGCCTGCGGGCCTACTTCCTGCGTGACGGGCAGATGTGGGCGCTGGAGCGCGAAAGCGAGGACACCAAGCCCCAGGAACGCCGCGTTCCGGGCGCCCCCGGTGACGGCGGGGCGGTGCTGGAGCGGCACGCCGTGTCCCTGGACGAGGACGAGGTGGGCGGCATCCGGGCCGGCGGCCAGGAGGTCGTCGTCGCGGGGACGGCCACCGGCAGCGCGTACTCCGCCGTCCTCTCCGGTGGCGACTACACATCGCTGTCCTGGGACGGCTACGGCAACCTGTGGGTGACCGAGGACGTCTCCACGGGCAGCCGGGAGGAGGACCCGGAGCAGGGCTCGGAGTCGGCCGCCGAGGACACCGGGCTCGGCGCCCCGTCCTCGTCGCCGTCCCCGTCGCCCTCCGGCGGCGGGGACAGCGGGGATCCCGGCACCCGCGTGTGGATGCTGCGCGGGGGCACCGACCCCGTCGAGGTCGACGCCCCGGACCTGGCCGATACCGAGGTCACCGCGCTGCGGCTGTCCCGCGACGGCACCCGGGCGGCCGCGCTCACCGACGACTGGACGGGCGGCGGCGCCGAGCTGTCGGTGGGCCGCATCACCCACTCCGACGGCGGCGTCACCGTCAGCGGGGAGATTCCGCTGGCCACCGAACTGCAGAACGTCACCGACGTCTCCTGGCGGGGCGGTGACCAGCTCGCCGTGCTCGGCGGCGCGGAGGACGAGGCCGGCCAGGGCTACCTGGTCTCCCTGGACGGCAGCACCGAGACCACCAGTGCCGGTGCGCCTCTGGGCACCGACATGGTCGGCATCACCGCCGCGCCGGGACTCCCGCTGCTGTCCAGCACCGAGGACGACAACGTGTGGATGACCAACGACCGGATCAACTGGCAGCGCGTCATCGAAGGGACCAACGTGGTCTACCCGGGCTGA
- a CDS encoding ComF family protein → MRHAAPRTPAPHSAARAAVSGFAGLLDLALGDHCAGCARPGGRLCPSCARALRTPARPCRRRPGCPPVWAAGGYSGLERTVLLAFKERSARGLARPLGARLGGAVAAAAGHRDALLVPVPARPAALRRRGYDPVLLLARAAARASSTARMPGAPVLAHRRRVGDQVGLDRDRRRDNLTGALAVRDPAALAGRRVVVVDDVVTTGATLAEAVRALRDAGAAVVGGAVLAERR, encoded by the coding sequence ATGCGCCACGCAGCACCCCGTACCCCGGCCCCGCACTCGGCCGCCCGCGCCGCCGTGTCCGGTTTCGCCGGCCTGCTGGACCTCGCCCTCGGCGACCACTGCGCCGGCTGTGCGCGCCCCGGAGGCCGGCTCTGCCCCTCCTGCGCCCGCGCGCTGCGGACACCGGCCCGGCCGTGCCGGCGGCGTCCGGGATGCCCTCCGGTGTGGGCGGCCGGCGGTTATAGCGGGCTGGAACGCACGGTGCTGCTGGCGTTCAAGGAGCGCAGTGCGCGCGGACTCGCCCGGCCTCTGGGCGCCCGCCTCGGCGGAGCCGTCGCCGCGGCGGCCGGGCACCGCGACGCCCTGCTGGTCCCCGTGCCCGCACGGCCGGCGGCGCTCCGGCGCCGTGGCTACGATCCCGTGCTGCTGCTGGCGCGCGCCGCGGCGCGCGCCAGCAGCACCGCCCGGATGCCGGGCGCGCCGGTCCTGGCGCACCGGCGCCGCGTCGGCGACCAGGTCGGGCTGGACCGCGACCGGCGCCGCGACAACCTCACCGGCGCCCTGGCGGTGCGCGATCCCGCAGCGCTGGCGGGGCGGCGGGTCGTGGTCGTCGACGACGTCGTCACGACCGGGGCCACCCTCGCCGAGGCCGTGCGGGCGCTGCGCGACGCGGGAGCGGCGGTCGTGGGCGGGGCGGTCCTCGCCGAACGGCGGTGA
- the secA gene encoding preprotein translocase subunit SecA, with product MPAILDKVLRAGEGKILRKLNKLKDQINSIEDDFVELGDGELRELTDELRQRHKDGESLDDLLPEAFAAVREAAKRTLGQRHFDVQLMGGAALHLGNIAEMKTGEGKTLTSALAVYLNALAGEGAHIVTPNDYLAKRDAENMGRIYQFLGMKVGVLAPDMPRTERQAAYAADITYGTNNEFGFDYLRDNMAVSFEETVQRGHAYAIVDEVDSILIDEARTPLIISGPAEQNSKWYTEFAKIAPRLVRDTDYEVEEKNRTVGITESGVGKVEDWLGIDNLYESVNTPLISFLNNALKAKELYRRDKEYIVKDGEVLIVDEFTGRVLGGRRYNEGMHQAIEAKERVQIKDENQTQAKITLQNYFRLYDKLAGMTGTAVTEAAEFDQTYGIGVVAIPTNKPMIRSDERDVIYKGEDAKFEAVVDDIAECNENGQPVLVGTTSVEKSELLSKMLKRRGIDHEVLNAKNHAREASIIAQAGKLGGVTVATNMAGRGTDIMLGGNPEFMADEELQRRGLSPLETSEEYEEAWPEALEKAKKEVESEHEQVVEAGGLYVLGTERHESRRIDNQLRGRSGRQGDPGLSRFYLSLEDDLMRLFNSGRVELIYERLNIPDDQPIESKVVTKAIQSAQAQVEAQNLEIRKNVLKYDEVLNRQRKVIYAERRKVLEGADLREQAAGMLDDVLDGYVRAATSEGDAGDWDLDRLWQAFKQIYPISFTVDDLIVENGGEASSLTPDIISERVLEDAHAAYARREEELGAEAMRELERRVILEVMGRKWREHLYEMDYLQQGIGLRAMAQRNPLIEYQREGFDMFQEMLAAIKEESVGYLFNVEVQVRGKSTASVTPSSAAVTAAGANGAVVTAAPAEGGAATEEAGEAEGGTAPDGESAGLDAEDVVEAEAAADREAAAGKDAVDDGGEELVVSGFGQSRPSRLQYSAPAEDGSVDTRTETTEDAYAGASRNSPCPCGSGKKFKKCHGDPRNRGA from the coding sequence GTGCCAGCCATACTCGACAAGGTCCTCCGCGCGGGCGAAGGCAAGATCCTGCGCAAGCTCAACAAGCTGAAGGACCAGATCAACTCGATCGAGGACGACTTCGTCGAACTCGGCGACGGCGAGTTGCGCGAGCTCACCGACGAGCTCCGCCAGCGCCACAAGGACGGCGAGTCGCTCGACGACCTGCTCCCCGAGGCCTTCGCCGCCGTGCGCGAGGCGGCCAAGCGCACACTCGGCCAGCGCCACTTCGACGTCCAGCTGATGGGCGGCGCCGCCCTGCACCTGGGCAACATCGCCGAGATGAAGACCGGTGAGGGCAAGACGCTGACCTCCGCGCTCGCGGTCTACCTCAACGCGCTGGCCGGCGAAGGCGCCCACATCGTCACCCCCAACGACTACCTGGCCAAGCGCGACGCCGAGAACATGGGCCGCATCTACCAGTTCCTCGGCATGAAGGTCGGCGTCCTCGCGCCGGACATGCCGCGCACCGAGCGACAGGCGGCCTACGCCGCCGATATCACGTACGGGACCAACAACGAGTTCGGCTTCGACTACCTGCGCGACAACATGGCCGTCTCCTTCGAGGAGACCGTCCAGCGCGGCCACGCCTACGCCATCGTCGACGAAGTCGACTCCATCCTCATCGACGAGGCCCGAACCCCGCTGATCATCAGCGGCCCCGCGGAGCAGAACTCGAAGTGGTACACCGAGTTCGCCAAGATCGCCCCCCGGCTGGTCCGCGACACCGACTACGAGGTCGAAGAGAAGAACCGCACCGTCGGCATCACCGAGAGCGGCGTCGGCAAGGTCGAGGACTGGCTCGGCATCGACAACCTCTACGAGTCGGTGAACACGCCGCTCATCAGCTTCCTGAACAACGCCCTCAAGGCCAAGGAGCTCTACCGGCGCGACAAGGAGTACATCGTCAAGGACGGCGAAGTGCTCATCGTCGACGAGTTCACCGGCCGCGTGCTGGGCGGGCGCCGCTACAACGAGGGCATGCACCAGGCGATCGAGGCCAAGGAACGCGTCCAGATCAAGGACGAGAACCAGACGCAGGCCAAGATCACCCTGCAGAACTACTTCCGCCTCTACGACAAGCTGGCCGGCATGACCGGTACGGCCGTCACCGAGGCCGCGGAGTTCGACCAGACCTACGGCATCGGCGTCGTGGCGATCCCGACGAACAAGCCGATGATCCGCTCCGACGAGCGCGACGTCATCTACAAGGGCGAGGACGCCAAGTTCGAGGCCGTCGTCGACGACATCGCCGAGTGCAACGAGAACGGCCAGCCGGTCCTGGTGGGCACCACCAGCGTCGAGAAGTCCGAGCTGCTGTCCAAGATGCTCAAGCGGCGCGGCATCGACCACGAGGTCCTCAACGCCAAGAACCACGCGCGTGAGGCGTCGATCATCGCGCAGGCCGGCAAGCTCGGCGGCGTCACCGTCGCCACCAACATGGCCGGGCGCGGCACCGACATCATGCTCGGCGGCAACCCCGAGTTCATGGCCGACGAGGAGTTGCAGCGGCGCGGTCTGAGCCCGCTGGAGACGTCCGAGGAGTACGAGGAAGCCTGGCCCGAGGCGCTGGAGAAAGCCAAGAAGGAGGTCGAGAGCGAGCACGAGCAGGTCGTCGAGGCCGGCGGGCTGTACGTGCTCGGTACCGAGCGCCACGAGTCCCGGCGCATCGACAATCAGCTGCGCGGCCGCTCCGGCCGGCAGGGCGACCCGGGCCTCTCGCGCTTCTACCTTTCGCTCGAAGACGACCTCATGCGCCTGTTCAACAGCGGGCGCGTGGAGCTCATCTACGAGCGGCTGAACATCCCCGACGACCAGCCCATCGAGTCCAAGGTCGTCACCAAGGCGATCCAGTCGGCGCAGGCGCAGGTCGAGGCGCAGAACCTGGAGATCCGCAAGAACGTCCTGAAGTACGACGAAGTCCTCAACCGCCAGCGCAAGGTCATCTACGCCGAGCGCCGCAAGGTGCTTGAGGGCGCCGACCTGCGCGAGCAGGCTGCGGGCATGCTCGACGACGTGCTCGACGGCTACGTCCGCGCCGCCACGTCCGAGGGCGACGCCGGCGACTGGGACCTCGACCGGCTGTGGCAGGCGTTCAAGCAGATCTACCCGATCAGCTTCACCGTCGACGACCTCATCGTCGAGAACGGCGGCGAGGCCAGTTCGCTGACGCCCGACATCATCTCCGAGCGGGTGCTCGAAGACGCCCACGCGGCCTACGCGCGCCGTGAGGAGGAGCTGGGCGCGGAGGCGATGCGCGAACTTGAGCGTCGCGTGATCCTCGAGGTCATGGGCCGCAAGTGGCGCGAGCACCTCTACGAGATGGACTACCTCCAGCAGGGCATCGGCCTGCGGGCCATGGCCCAGCGCAACCCGCTGATCGAGTACCAGCGGGAGGGCTTCGACATGTTCCAGGAGATGCTGGCGGCCATCAAGGAGGAGTCGGTCGGCTACCTCTTCAACGTCGAGGTGCAGGTCCGCGGGAAGTCCACCGCGTCGGTCACGCCGTCCAGCGCCGCGGTCACCGCCGCGGGCGCGAACGGCGCCGTGGTCACCGCCGCCCCGGCCGAGGGCGGCGCGGCGACCGAGGAGGCCGGCGAGGCCGAGGGCGGCACGGCGCCGGACGGCGAGTCGGCGGGCCTGGACGCCGAAGACGTGGTCGAGGCCGAAGCGGCGGCCGACCGCGAGGCCGCGGCCGGCAAGGACGCCGTCGACGACGGCGGCGAGGAGCTTGTGGTCTCCGGCTTCGGCCAGAGCCGCCCGAGCCGTCTGCAGTACTCCGCGCCCGCGGAGGACGGCAGCGTCGATACCCGCACGGAAACGACCGAGGACGCCTACGCCGGCGCATCCCGCAACTCCCCGTGCCCCTGCGGTTCGGGCAAGAAGTTCAAGAAGTGCCACGGCGACCCGCGCAACCGCGGCGCCTAG
- the hpf gene encoding ribosome hibernation-promoting factor, HPF/YfiA family has protein sequence MDIIVKGRRTGVSEKFRQHVENKLEKLSKWEKKGMSVDVEVSKERNPKLADMRERVELTIRSTGPVIRSEASADDRYNALDLAIGRVESRLRKVADRNKVHKGNRAPVSVAAATADLAGGTPGASAAPGEDTGAAPVPAPAENPDEFDGSTVDEQFSEDFVELDTQGDGPVIVREKFHSAKPMTIDRALMEMELVGHDFYLFHDQDRDAPSVVYRRKGFSYGVLRLVD, from the coding sequence GTGGACATCATCGTCAAAGGTCGACGCACCGGTGTCAGCGAGAAGTTCCGGCAGCACGTCGAGAACAAGCTCGAGAAGCTCTCCAAGTGGGAGAAGAAGGGCATGAGCGTCGATGTGGAGGTGTCCAAGGAGCGCAACCCGAAGCTCGCGGACATGCGTGAGCGGGTCGAGTTGACCATCCGCTCCACCGGCCCGGTCATCCGCAGCGAGGCGTCCGCCGACGACCGCTACAACGCTCTCGACCTGGCGATCGGCCGCGTCGAGTCGCGGCTGCGCAAGGTCGCCGACCGCAACAAGGTGCACAAGGGCAACCGTGCCCCCGTCTCGGTCGCCGCGGCCACCGCCGACCTCGCCGGCGGCACCCCGGGCGCCTCTGCGGCCCCGGGTGAGGACACCGGCGCCGCGCCGGTCCCCGCACCCGCGGAGAACCCCGACGAGTTCGACGGGAGCACGGTCGACGAGCAGTTCTCCGAGGATTTCGTCGAGCTCGACACCCAAGGGGACGGCCCCGTGATCGTCCGGGAGAAGTTCCACTCGGCCAAACCGATGACCATCGACCGCGCCCTCATGGAGATGGAGCTCGTGGGGCACGACTTCTACCTGTTCCACGACCAGGACCGCGACGCCCCCAGCGTGGTCTACCGCCGCAAGGGATTCAGCTACGGAGTGCTGCGCCTGGTCGACTGA